One window of the Takifugu rubripes chromosome 13, fTakRub1.2, whole genome shotgun sequence genome contains the following:
- the urb2 gene encoding unhealthy ribosome biogenesis protein 2 homolog isoform X2 produces the protein MAAMYSGIHLKLKGPHTPWEDKLKLARFAWISTQCLLPNKEQVLLDWCTHALTGWYSRKVQFSHKILEGLWHYLNDLLHSKKLHLLLKQGKTINLRLNMAQLLLERLSEEERIGSKSPVCLSTILSVCQGLLSSPALLSVFTTKYELMVTLVATLCSLCCRKLQQPVDDMMLECLQNPLDTDLDTLRTEPTMENSSDQQGFDESVCPTNPKKALQSANLFDILLQALSCYLSVQRQQANPNRVFMMVTNQLLQILVLLRHLLASGEFGPRHMRLHQDLCRDIRSKIDSILKLSLFPTDHLIAYKEELLPSKSDSVKCSGGAKGSFKPVNAILSKLCTRDYCEEPLHYAVKSTTLSLLFKFFLESYRSGGGKYEEEHCMLCFHFLTRLVLDTGLDGHKLALEKVDEPIALSSGENCPLVLPESWRLTLLAVESLLNQALSADIYNIAADKIRHEEVQLKFYRSIGQMLFNQAQPSIPAWYHCLKVLMSLNHLIVEPDLDKLLSTSWVNSECVAAHVQKAREDMICRLLQIYMKLRQLPRLFSEIGSVICQPALDHLRPPLLSEIFFSIRTCLLDIPSSQGLEICSVILETIRKNVLPDLVKDKREVEDMVIDSERGDKEMMQDQDKNNASLKLFSLSQLLHVILFNLKTLDNTSPLSIVRQGQGLMEDIQQLVRELILVLPLETKAANTSMSSIQKTTKKGKRKLEQKDTGTTDCKVEALWVQKTQEAALLLQYTWVEVNMFFLIRCSKYTSLDEGPSGSKNGAGVPFSNNLESFTSLQLTCSPMSCLLNKLIILQQMKKVLLDTASVCEPSTAALLHSTAHSILAETQFMLSLDEEQVWNRHIVSVESNSYFVAHWYIIVSNLPLIVPHLNGEDVGCIADALVSSLLSKKRAEDKDCLSGYLTTSLIFSQLLQSSLLAELPTLFSATVHSLNRGIISILKEARVTKVNQMLFEFPEKEGKSLKKESQSCSKLFEKEALVQEILASLKIGKVTAFLNNEQSNKLIDFLNIVTHLNPDGMNSEDISSIFLLLLFVLTSTSVTPECGDDSVALVKLLRAMICLVEGRSFQTILKHIHGGTLLQAVVTCLFWHSDNGRFQTMCGSHWLDIISATQDLITCLLQVIINRNSSVRLNLDQFNCYLISKEMARREDVTPGSVVTSDVELGRSRCSDHLLLASLASLSQAVVSHLGRSKSMDKTLAQILMKTTASLGQAVKSVLKPKTGSQSGNQPASILSQAYIVEVVTIMLRCELSSLSVEEENEQSHINLSHMILYQGFYHQIIKEICSAQRPMEFLVSSLHFLSLFYQVMKKTGEKMKRDKELDEVYVHILQTVHRLMSASWLSSTNLCELEAAVQELLCHLVEESTSDQFNLLLLMIREALNASHWRVDNYRNVLSAVIIIKLLSCCQLPELCSKAWWLLAPQIISALMLFITWSSQDPSLILPFTVPTVMSVTLLLRRGEGLLTSPHYVTMVLGALQSVALDHLSPLVYHSVFLAVHEALFAIIQCHPQVMLKAAPSFLNVFYRLVVSIMQEGRQQGERHTGPDSHVYLECSRLVERMYSHIAATAESFTTLSSFMVAQYVTELQKVTLRTDIKLHLTEGIYRILDLCVEQDIKFLAAGLQLGVREVFNELYSSYTVYHKAQRQGEDKYTV, from the exons GTTTTGCTCGACTGGTGCACCCATGCGTTGACAGGCTGGTACAGTCGTAAAGTACAGTTTTCCCATAAAATTTTAGAAGGTCTGTGGCATTACCTAAATGACCTTCTTCACAGCAAGAAGCTCCACCTTCTTCTTAAGCAAGGAAAAACCATCAACTTGAGGCTCAACATGGCGCAG TTGCTGCTTGAGCGTCTCTCTGAGGAGGAACGCATTGGTTCCAAGTCACCGGTGTGTCTCTCTACCATActgagtgtgtgtcagggacTCTTATCCTCCCCTGCTCTTTTATCTGTTTTCACCACCAAATATGAACTCATGGTCACTCTTGTGGCTACACTCTGCTCACTATGTTGTCGTAAACTTCAACAACCTGTTGATGACATGATGCTCGAGTGTCTCCAGAATCCACTTGACACTGATTTGGACACTTTACGAACTGAGCCAACCATGGAAAACTCTTCAGATCAGCAAGGATTTGATGAGAGTGTCTGTCCAACCAATCCAAAGAAAGCCCTCCAGTCAGCTAATTTGTTTGACATTTTACTTCAAGCATTGTCCTGTTATTTGTCAGTCCAACGACAACAAGCAAATCCTAATAGAGTTTTCATGATGGTAAccaaccagctcctccagattTTAGTCCTATTACGACACCTGCTAGCGTCTGGAGAGTTTGGACCTCGTCACATGCGTCTTCATCAGGACCTATGTAGAGACATCCGCAGCAAAATAGACTCCATTCTTAAATTGTCACTTTTTCCCACCGATCACTTGATTGCCTATAAAGAGGAGCTCCTTCCCTCTAAGAGTGATTCTGTGAAATGTTCTGGAGGGGCAAAAGGCTCTTTCAAGCCAGTCAATGCCATACTCTCAAAATTGTGTACTCGGGACTACTGTGAGGAACCGCTGCACTACGCAGTGAAGTCAACTACGCTCTCTCTGCTGTTCAAGTTCTTTCTGGAAAGCTACCGAAGTGGCGGAGGAAAATATGAGGAAGAACACTGCatgctgtgttttcatttcctcacaAGATTGGTTTTGGATACAGGGCTTGATGGACACAAACTTGCCCTGGAAAAGGTTGATGAACCAATAGCTCTGTCGTCAGGAGAAAATTGTCCTCTGGTCCTTCCAGAGAGCTGGAGATTGACTCTGCTGGCTGTGGAGTCCCTGCTCAACCAGGCTCTTTCAGCTGATATTTATAACATAGCAGCAGACAAGATCCGACACGAAGAGGTCCAACTCAAGTTTTATAGATCTATTGGACAGATGCTCTTCAACCAGGCCCAGCCAAG CATCCCAGCATGGTACCACTGTTTAAAAGTCCTTATGAGTCTCAACCATCTGATTGTTGAACCAGACCTGGACAAGCTGTTGTCCACCTCTTGGGTTAATTCTGAATGCGTGGCGGCACATGTGCAAAAGGCCAGAGAG GACATGATTTGTAGACTCCTACAAATCTATATGAAGCTTCGCCAGCTTCCGCGTCTTTTCTCAGAGATCGGGTCCGTGATCTGTCAGCCTGCTCTGGACCACCTACGACCACCTCTCTTATCTGAGATCTTTTTTTCTATCAGGACTTGTCTTCTGGACATTCCTTCTTCACAGGGTTTGGAGATCTGTTCTGTTATTTTGGAGACCATCAGGAAGAATGTACTACCTGATCTTGTGAAGGATAAAAGAGAGGTTGAAGATATGGTGATTGATAGTGAGAGAGGTGATAAAGAGATGATGCAGGACCAAGACAAAAACAATGCATCTTTAaagctcttctccctctctcagctCCTTCATGTTATTCTTTTTAACCTAAAGACTCTTGACAACACCTCTCCACTCTCCATAGTCAGGCAGGGTCAGGGACTGATGGAGGACATACAGCAGTTAGTCAGAGAGTTGATCCTTGTGCTGCCACTTGAAACTAAAGCTGCAAATACAAGTATGAGTTCAATTCAAAAGACCACAAAGAAAGGCAAAAGAAAACTGGAACAGAAGGATACAGGGACCACTGATTGCAAAGTAGAAGCACTGTGGGTCCAGAAGACCCAGGAGGCAGCTCTACTCCTTCAGTATACGTGGGTGGAGGTCAACATGTTCTTCCTTATCCGCTGCAGTAAATACACCTCTTTGGATGAAGGACCATCAGGAAGTAAAAATGGAGCAGGAGTTCCATTTTCAAATAATCTTGAGAGTTTTACATCTCTACAACTGACCTGCAGCCCCATGAGCTGTttactcaacaaactcatcattTTGCAGCAGATGAAGAAAGTGTTGTTGGATACTGCTTCAGTCTGTGAACCCAGCACCGCTGCCCTGCTGCATAGTACTGCTCACTCTATTCTTGCTGAAACCCAGTTTATGTTGAGTCTGGATGAAGAACAGGTATGGAACAGGCATATTGTGAGCGTGGAATCAAACTCCTACTTTGTGGCACACTGGTATATCATTGTGTCCAATTTGCCCTTAATTGTTCCCCACCTGAATGGAGAAGATGTGGGCTGTATAGCAGATGCTCTTGTCAGTTCATTGCTTAGCAAAAAGAGAGCTGAAGACAAGGACTGCCTGTCTGGCTATCTGACTACCTCACTCATCTTTTCTCAACTTCTCCAAAGCAGTCTTCTTGCTGAGTTACCTACATTGTTTTCTGCCACAGTCCATTCACTTAATCGGGGAATCATTTCCATCCTCAAGGAAGCACGTGTAACAAAGGTTAATCAGATGCTTTTTGAGTTTCCAGAAAAAGAAGGTAAatctttaaagaaagaaagtcaGTCATGTTCCAAACTTTTTGAAAAAGAGGCTTTAGTTCAGGAAATATTGGCATCTTTAAAGATTGGAAAAGTGACAGCGTTTTTGAATAATGAACAGAGTAACAAACTAATAGACTTTCTTAACATTGTAACACATCTAAACCCAGACGGAATGAACTCTGAGGACATATCCTCTATTTTTTtactcctcctctttgtcctcacTTCTACTTCTGTCACTCCTGAATGTGGAGATGATTCAGTGGCTCTGGTGAAGCTGCTCAGGGCTATGATTTGTCTTGTGGAGGGTAGATCCTTTCAAACTATTTTGAAGCATATCCATGGAGGCACTCTGCTTCAGGCAGTGGTGACATGTCTCTTCTGGCACAGCGATAATGGAAGATTTCAAACTATGTGCGGCTCCCATTGGCTGGACATAATCAGTGCTACACAGGACCTGATTACATGCCTACTGCAGGTTATTATTAATAGGAACAGCAGTGTTCGACTCAACCTGGACCAGTTCAACTGCTATCTTATTAGTAAGGAAATGGcaagaagagaagatgtgacACCCGGCTCTGTTGTCACATCAGATGTAGAACTGGGAAGGTCCAGGTGTTCAGATCATCTCCTTCTGGCATCACTGGCTTCTTTGTCCCAGGCAGTGGTCTCTCATCTGGGCAGAAGTAAGTCAATGGATAAAACTTTAGCACAAATACTAATGAAAACAACTGCTTCTCTCGGACAAGCCGTCAAGTCTGTACTAAAGCCCAAGACTGGTAGTCAGTCAGGAAACCAGCCTGCCAGCATACTCAGTCAGGCTTATATCGTTGAAGTTGTTACCATCATGCTTCGGTGTGAGCTGTCCTCACTgtctgtggaggaagagaacGAGCAGAGTCACATCAATCTCAGCCACATGATTCTGTATCAGGGCTTCTACCACCAGATCATCAAAGAAATATGTTCTGCACAAAGGCCAATGGAGTTCTTGGTTTCctctcttcacttcctgtcgttATTTTACCAAGTAAtgaagaaaacaggagaaaaaatgAAGAGAGACAAGGAGTTAGATGAGGTGTACGTGCACATCTTGCAGACTGTACACAGACTGATGTCAG CTTCTTGGCTCTCTTCGACTAACCTTTGTGAACTGGAGGCAGCtgtgcaggagctgctgtgccATCTGGTGGAGGAAAGCACCTCAGATCAgttcaacctgctgctgttgatgataAGAGAAGCATTAAATGCCAGCCATTGGAGGGTAGACAACTACAGG AACGTGCTGTCTGCAGTCATCATCATTAagcttctgtcctgctgtcagTTACCTGAGTTGTGCTCTAAAGCTTGGTGGTTGCTTGCACCACAGATAATATCTGCTCTTATG CTCTTCATAACATGGTCCAGTCAGGACCCATCTCTAATCCTCCCATTTACTGTCCCAACGGTCATGTCAGTAACGTTGCTGCTACGTCGGGGAGAGGGGCTCCTCACCAGTCCTCATTATGTGACAATGGTCCTTGGAGCCCTCCAGTCGGTGGCACTCGACCATTTGAGCCCACTGGTCTACCACTCAGTGTTTCTGGCTGTTCATGAGGCTTTATTTGCAATTATCCAGTGTCATCCTCAG GTAATGCTGAAAGCAGCTCCATCCTTCTTGAATGTTTTCTATCGCCTAGTGGTGTCTATCATGCAGGAGGGACGACAGCAAGGAGAAAGACACACAG GTCCAGACAGTCACGTGTATCTTGAGTGCTCCAGACTGGTGGAGAGAATGTACTCGCACATTGCAGCGACTGCAGAGAGCTTCACCACACTGTCGTCCTTCATGGTGGCACAATATGTCACGGAGCTGCAGAAG GTTACTCTGCGGACAGACATTAAGCTGCATTTAACAGAAGGCATTTATCGAATTTTGGATCTGTGCGTGGAGCAGGATATCAAGTTTCTCGCAGCTGGGTTGCAGCTGGGAGTCAGAGAGGTGTTCAATGAGCTCTACAGCAGCTACACCGTCT